Genomic DNA from Ilyobacter polytropus DSM 2926:
CCATTTCCATCTCCTTTCAATTTTAACTTTCTTTAGTAAGTATATTAAATTTAACTTAGTATTGTCAACAAAACAAACTTTATATCGTTGTCATCATTTCAGAGACGACTCTTTGCAAGGCAATGATTCCCTTTGTAAAATATTTAAAAAGTATTTCATACTTTACCGATCCCATTATAATATAAAGCATTCCAAAAGCAGCAAAAGGTCGTATAATCTTTTTTTCTTTCTTTCTATTAAAAATCAGTGAACATAATCCTAAAAAAAATAAAATTATAAATTCAGTAAAATTTTTTGTATAACTTACAGCTATAACTACACAAACTATCGTAGAAGTTAATAGCCAAACTATGCTCCCCACAGGTGAAAGAGTTTTATTTATAACAGGAATTTTTAAAAGTGCTCCTCCAAACCACCCCTTAGGGAATAGATCAAATGTAAAATGAAGAGCAAGGGCTATAGAAAAACCCATTATAAAAAACCTGAAATCTATATTATTTTCCAATTTTAAAATTTTATAAAAAAATATCATAATAATAGGACTATGGGTGAGTATGTTTCTGTGTTTTAATTTTAACTTTAAGTCCCAGTCTGGAAATTTCATTCCCAAAAGAAATGATGCGAATAATATAAGAACTCCAGTAAAACTAATTTCGCTGATTGAAAATTTCAAAATTCTTAATCCCCTCCTATTCTTTGAAATTATAGGAGCATTATAACATCTATTGACTTTTATAAATATAATTAATTGTATAAAAACTAAAATCAGTGTACACTAAAATCTTTTTGTATTTTTATATTTTTAAAAGATTTTATTTCGGGTACATTATAACACTTATTTCAATCTATTACTACCAAAATAATGTAATTATTTAATTTGATTTTTATTTAATTTACAAGAATAATTAACCTGTAAATTAGTGTACTCTAATGATTTTTGATTCTTTTATTTTACAAAAAATATTTAAAACTCTTTAGATATTAATAAAGAGGACAGATTTAATCTGCCCTCTTTAGAATAAATTATTATTTAGTAATTGTAGCAACTACTCCAGAAGCTACTGTTCTTCCACCTTCTCTTATTGCGAATCTTAGTCCTTCTTCCATCGCGATTGGGTGAATCAGTTCTACTGTCATCTCTACGTTATCTCCAGGCATTACCATCTCTACTCCTTCTGGTAAGTTGATTGCTCCTGTGATATCTGTTGTTCTAAAGTAGAATTGTGGTCTGTATCCTGTAAAGAATGGAGTATGTCTTCCTCCCTCTTCTTTTGTTAGTACATATACTTCTGATGTGAATCCTGTATGTGGAGTGATTGTTCCTGGCTTAGCAAGAACTTGTCCTCTTTCTACGTCTTCTTTCTTTATTCCTCTTAGTAGTGCTCCGATGTTATCTCCGGCTTCTCCTTGATCAAGAAGCTTTCTGAACATCTCTACTCCTGTACAAACTGCTTTTTGTGTGTCTTTGATTCCGATTATTTCAATCTCTTCTCCGACTTTGATTATTCCTCTTTCTACTCTTCCAGTTACAACTGTTCCTCTACCTGTGATAGTGAAAACGTCTTCTACTGGCATTAGGAATGGCTGATCTACTGCTCTTTCTGGTGATGGAATGTAAGAATCTACTGCATCCATAAGTTCTTCGATCTTAGCTACCCATTGAGCTT
This window encodes:
- the tuf gene encoding elongation factor Tu is translated as MAKEKFSRSKPHVNVGTIGHVDHGKTTTTAAISKVLSDKGLAKKVDFANIDQAPEERERGITINTAHIEYETANRHYAHVDCPGHADYVKNMITGAAQMDGAILVVSAADGPMPQTREHILLSRQVGVPYIVVYLNKADMVDDEELLELVEMEVRELLSDYGFPGDDIPVIAGSALGALNGEAQWVAKIEELMDAVDSYIPSPERAVDQPFLMPVEDVFTITGRGTVVTGRVERGIIKVGEEIEIIGIKDTQKAVCTGVEMFRKLLDQGEAGDNIGALLRGIKKEDVERGQVLAKPGTITPHTGFTSEVYVLTKEEGGRHTPFFTGYRPQFYFRTTDITGAINLPEGVEMVMPGDNVEMTVELIHPIAMEEGLRFAIREGGRTVASGVVATITK